A DNA window from Polyangiaceae bacterium contains the following coding sequences:
- the rfbF gene encoding glucose-1-phosphate cytidylyltransferase: MKAVILAGGLGTRLSEETVLKPKPMVEVGGRPLLWHILKIYSHWGIREFVICLGYRGYVIKEYFANYLLHMSDVTLDLRDGSMEVHKNEAESWKVTLVDTGLDTMTGGRVKRIAPYIGNETFLLTYGDGVSDVDISKTLEFHRQHGKAATLVAAQPPGRFGQLGIATGGAVHTFEEKPEDGGWINGGFFVLESSVFATIAGDSTVFEREPLQQLASQGQLCAYKHPGFWQCVDTVRDRNRLEELWATGSAPWKLWNE; this comes from the coding sequence GGCGGGCGGACTCGGCACGCGGCTCAGCGAAGAGACCGTCCTCAAGCCGAAGCCCATGGTCGAAGTCGGCGGCCGGCCGCTGCTTTGGCACATCCTCAAGATCTACAGCCACTGGGGCATCCGCGAGTTCGTTATCTGCCTTGGCTACCGCGGCTACGTGATCAAGGAGTACTTCGCGAACTACTTGCTGCACATGTCGGACGTGACCCTCGACTTGCGTGACGGGTCCATGGAGGTACACAAGAACGAAGCGGAGAGCTGGAAGGTGACGCTAGTAGACACCGGTCTGGACACCATGACGGGCGGACGGGTGAAGCGCATCGCGCCCTACATCGGAAACGAGACGTTCCTGCTCACCTACGGCGACGGAGTGAGCGACGTCGACATCAGCAAGACCCTCGAGTTTCACCGACAACACGGCAAGGCTGCAACCCTCGTCGCAGCGCAGCCCCCGGGCCGCTTCGGACAGCTCGGGATCGCCACCGGCGGCGCAGTACACACTTTCGAGGAGAAGCCCGAAGACGGCGGCTGGATCAACGGCGGCTTCTTCGTGTTGGAGTCTTCGGTGTTCGCCACCATCGCCGGGGACAGCACCGTGTTCGAGCGAGAACCGCTGCAACAGCTCGCATCTCAGGGCCAGTTGTGCGCCTACAAGCATCCTGGTTTCTGGCAATGCGTCGACACGGTTCGCGACCGCAACCGCCTCGAGGAACTGTGGGCGACGGGCTCCGCCCCTTGGAAGCTTTGGAACGAGTAG
- the rfbG gene encoding CDP-glucose 4,6-dehydratase, producing MRGVTASYWKGRRVLVTGHTGFKGSWLSFWLTELGAEVCGFALAPATVPSLFELLALEDRLRHEVGDLRQPEGIRRVVDDFRPQAVLHLAAQPIVLTSYEDPAGTFASNVMGTAHLLDALRASGSASVCVVVTSDKCYENREQVWGYRECDALGGRDPYSASKGCQEIVTASYRASFFHPDRRGDHGLSLASGRAGNVIGGGDWGAFRLVPDLMQAFAEDEPAVVRNPGSVRPWQHVIEPLRGYLALAEAADADPSHATAYNFGPAETDTAEVRTLADALVARWGGTARWEDRGDPNARHEAGLLRLDTSLARHRLGWKPAMALADTVEATVDWYRAHAKGASPTELAALTAQQLGRWGGAT from the coding sequence ATGCGCGGAGTGACGGCTAGCTATTGGAAAGGTCGCCGGGTGCTGGTCACCGGCCACACTGGATTCAAGGGCAGTTGGCTGTCCTTTTGGCTCACGGAGCTAGGCGCCGAAGTCTGCGGCTTCGCCCTCGCGCCGGCCACGGTTCCGAGCCTCTTCGAGCTCTTGGCGCTTGAAGACCGGCTGCGGCACGAGGTCGGCGATCTGCGACAGCCCGAGGGCATTCGCAGAGTGGTGGACGACTTTCGTCCTCAGGCAGTGCTGCACTTGGCGGCGCAGCCCATCGTGCTCACGTCCTACGAAGACCCCGCTGGCACGTTCGCCAGCAACGTCATGGGCACCGCGCATCTGTTGGATGCGTTGCGCGCCTCTGGTTCGGCCAGCGTCTGCGTCGTGGTGACCAGTGACAAGTGCTACGAAAACCGCGAGCAAGTCTGGGGCTATCGCGAATGCGACGCCCTCGGCGGACGTGACCCCTACAGCGCCAGCAAGGGCTGTCAGGAAATCGTGACTGCCAGTTACCGAGCCTCCTTCTTCCACCCAGATCGCCGTGGCGACCACGGCCTTTCCTTGGCCAGCGGCCGCGCCGGCAACGTGATCGGCGGCGGCGACTGGGGCGCCTTTCGCCTCGTGCCCGACTTGATGCAGGCTTTCGCCGAGGACGAGCCCGCCGTCGTACGCAATCCCGGCAGCGTCCGGCCCTGGCAACACGTCATCGAGCCGCTGCGCGGCTACCTGGCGCTTGCCGAAGCTGCAGACGCAGATCCGAGCCACGCCACCGCCTACAACTTCGGTCCGGCGGAAACGGACACGGCGGAGGTCCGCACTCTTGCCGATGCGCTCGTCGCCCGCTGGGGCGGCACGGCCCGCTGGGAGGACCGTGGCGACCCGAACGCGAGGCATGAGGCAGGACTCTTGCGGCTCGACACCAGCTTGGCGCGCCACCGCCTGGGCTGGAAGCCGGCGATGGCGCTCGCAGACACCGTGGAGGCAACGGTGGACTGGTACCGCGCCCACGCAAAAGGCGCATCTCCGACCGAGCTCGCGGCGCTCACCGCTCAGCAACTCGGCCGCTGGGGCGGCGCCACGTGA
- a CDS encoding NAD-dependent epimerase/dehydratase family protein — protein MKVLLTGSSGFLGTRLVTELRRAGATVVPTSRGSTDGVQCDLEHPESLRDVVQRQAPDAVVNAAAYGAISSQADAVRMARVNAVGCLALFEAAEAAGVTRFVHLGTAFEYGPCTQAVDESSALQPLGSYAASKAAGSLMLRERARRASLPATILRLFNLYGRGNRLPRLDAQIERAATAREPLSLTAGAQRRDFLDVGYVAVAIARVVLAPAELFPAGATLDLARGVPWTVREFAEAYAAALGAADLLCFGQMAERADAPSDLFTHAARWRALAERLGVAPPLEAAAALAQES, from the coding sequence GTGAAGGTTCTGCTGACGGGATCCTCCGGCTTCCTCGGCACGCGTCTAGTCACCGAGTTGCGCCGCGCGGGCGCAACCGTCGTTCCAACCTCGCGCGGATCGACGGACGGCGTGCAATGTGACCTCGAGCATCCCGAGTCCCTGCGCGACGTTGTGCAACGCCAGGCCCCGGACGCAGTGGTGAACGCAGCAGCCTACGGGGCCATCAGCTCCCAAGCCGATGCCGTGCGCATGGCGCGCGTCAACGCGGTAGGGTGCCTGGCGCTGTTCGAAGCGGCGGAGGCCGCTGGCGTCACGCGCTTCGTCCACCTCGGTACGGCGTTCGAGTACGGACCGTGCACACAAGCCGTGGACGAGTCCTCGGCGCTTCAGCCCCTCGGCAGCTACGCGGCGAGCAAAGCCGCAGGCTCCTTGATGCTTCGCGAGCGGGCCCGGCGAGCGTCGCTGCCTGCGACCATCCTCAGGCTCTTCAACCTCTACGGTCGCGGAAATCGCTTGCCCCGCCTCGACGCGCAGATCGAGCGTGCTGCGACCGCGAGGGAGCCACTGTCGCTGACCGCGGGCGCGCAGCGCCGGGACTTCCTCGACGTGGGCTACGTCGCGGTGGCCATCGCGCGAGTAGTGCTGGCTCCAGCGGAACTGTTTCCTGCGGGCGCAACCCTCGATCTGGCGCGAGGCGTACCGTGGACCGTCCGGGAGTTCGCAGAGGCCTATGCGGCTGCCTTGGGCGCGGCGGACTTGCTTTGCTTCGGTCAGATGGCCGAACGCGCTGACGCCCCGAGCGACCTGTTCACCCACGCCGCGCGTTGGCGCGCGCTTGCCGAGCGCCTTGGCGTCGCGCCGCCCCTCGAGGCGGCGGCCGCGCTGGCTCAGGAGTCATGA
- a CDS encoding glycosyltransferase, with protein MRVAIHAGTLRGAGSRAVGSALVRELSRLETPHRFIAFVPGEWPLESSVVAKMMVLKTRPGLARKFALENLVLPRALRAARCDALLSLGDTSSLSPQRPHLLFVQQAFLAYRERDWGFSPRPRMRARMRMMAAYFQAGLPRVDRIVVQTEDMRLHLSERWRLGADRVHVIPSAVGGDVLARNASEPPPRSPTRLVSVTSAGPHKNIELFPALLAALPPRHDAVRLTLTLTRSDAPALVAEAERLGVADRIDFVGAVTRADVIQLLQGAAIAVSPSHLESFGIGYYEALALGTPQVVADLGFAREACGDAARYADADAPEEFAARVTELLDSEQARRESSLAARKRFEAIHVPWTEIARRYLRHLEAIA; from the coding sequence ATGCGCGTCGCGATCCACGCGGGGACCCTGCGCGGCGCGGGCAGCCGCGCCGTCGGCAGTGCACTGGTCCGTGAGCTCTCGCGCCTCGAGACGCCACATCGTTTCATCGCCTTCGTGCCTGGGGAGTGGCCTCTGGAGAGCAGCGTCGTGGCCAAGATGATGGTGCTGAAGACTCGTCCGGGCCTCGCACGCAAGTTTGCCTTGGAGAACTTAGTGCTACCCCGAGCCCTGCGCGCCGCACGCTGCGACGCGTTGCTCTCCCTTGGCGACACGTCTTCTCTCTCACCCCAACGCCCGCATCTGCTGTTCGTCCAACAAGCGTTTCTCGCCTATCGCGAGCGTGACTGGGGGTTCTCGCCGCGGCCGCGCATGCGGGCCCGCATGCGAATGATGGCGGCATACTTCCAAGCCGGGCTGCCTCGGGTGGATCGAATCGTCGTGCAGACCGAGGACATGCGCCTGCATCTGTCGGAACGCTGGCGACTCGGCGCCGACCGAGTTCACGTCATTCCGAGCGCCGTCGGCGGAGATGTCTTGGCGCGAAACGCGAGCGAGCCCCCGCCCCGAAGTCCAACTCGGCTCGTGAGCGTCACCAGCGCGGGCCCGCACAAGAACATCGAACTCTTCCCGGCGCTGCTGGCGGCCTTGCCGCCTCGCCACGACGCGGTTCGTCTCACGCTCACGTTGACGCGCTCGGATGCGCCCGCCCTCGTCGCCGAGGCGGAGCGGCTCGGCGTGGCGGACCGCATCGACTTCGTGGGCGCGGTGACCCGCGCGGACGTGATTCAGTTGCTGCAGGGAGCCGCGATCGCAGTCAGCCCGTCGCATCTGGAGAGCTTCGGTATCGGCTACTACGAAGCGCTGGCATTGGGCACGCCTCAGGTCGTTGCCGACCTTGGTTTTGCGCGGGAGGCGTGCGGGGACGCCGCGCGCTACGCCGATGCAGACGCGCCCGAGGAGTTCGCAGCCCGCGTCACGGAACTACTCGACTCGGAGCAAGCTCGACGCGAATCGAGCTTGGCCGCGCGCAAACGCTTCGAGGCCATCCACGTACCTTGGACGGAGATCGCTCGACGCTATCTCCGACATCTGGAGGCGATTGCGTGA
- a CDS encoding glycosyltransferase family 4 protein yields MRDLLVLNQSQSPAFQHMLERAAGEARVRFITGTPFATVRPETVVEVAPSYDRRSLARRAVSWAHYMLWTGARSLQLPGRPFVLAVTNPPALPHLAWALSSLRGLDYGLLIWDIYPDHLVKVGFVSEASPLVRAWHAANRRALSRARFVVTLGDAMADALSTEAPDANLQVIPNWADTEAIRPLPRADNPYAKRLRIGDELVVMYSGNLGATHGLAGLLGAAARLREDRRLRFLIIGEGLGRAAIEAAVARDRLDNVTLMDPVPWEDLRYTLPLADVAIVSQAPGTEHLSVPSKTYSSLAAGSALLALTARGTDLARLVAAHEVGTTCDRDDGGAIASLLATWAGSRALGSLRTRSRQVAEREFSAESITERWRTLLQTS; encoded by the coding sequence ATGCGTGATCTCCTCGTCCTCAATCAGAGTCAGAGCCCGGCATTTCAGCACATGCTGGAACGCGCCGCGGGCGAGGCGCGCGTGCGCTTCATCACTGGCACCCCTTTCGCCACTGTTCGCCCCGAAACAGTGGTCGAGGTTGCGCCCAGCTACGATCGCCGCAGTCTCGCGCGCCGCGCCGTCTCCTGGGCGCACTACATGCTGTGGACTGGGGCGCGCTCGCTCCAACTCCCCGGGCGCCCCTTCGTGCTGGCGGTCACCAATCCCCCCGCCCTGCCCCATTTGGCCTGGGCCTTGTCGAGCCTACGCGGTCTCGACTACGGCCTGCTGATCTGGGACATCTATCCCGACCACTTGGTCAAGGTCGGCTTCGTCTCCGAGGCGTCGCCACTCGTGCGAGCATGGCATGCCGCCAATCGGCGAGCCCTGTCCCGCGCTCGCTTCGTGGTGACCCTGGGGGATGCCATGGCGGATGCCTTGAGCACAGAAGCGCCGGACGCGAACCTACAGGTCATTCCGAATTGGGCCGACACGGAAGCGATTCGACCGCTACCACGCGCGGACAACCCCTACGCCAAGCGCCTGCGCATCGGGGACGAGTTGGTGGTGATGTACTCCGGAAATCTGGGCGCGACCCACGGTCTCGCCGGGCTGCTCGGCGCGGCGGCTCGCCTGCGCGAAGATCGCCGACTGCGTTTCCTGATCATCGGAGAAGGACTCGGGCGCGCCGCGATCGAAGCCGCCGTCGCTCGTGATCGCCTAGACAACGTCACGCTGATGGATCCCGTGCCGTGGGAAGACCTGCGCTACACCCTTCCTCTCGCCGACGTTGCCATCGTTTCCCAAGCGCCGGGCACCGAGCACCTGTCGGTGCCCAGCAAGACGTACTCGTCCCTGGCTGCGGGCTCCGCGCTCTTGGCGCTCACGGCTAGAGGTACCGATCTGGCGCGACTGGTCGCAGCCCACGAGGTGGGGACGACCTGCGATCGCGACGACGGTGGGGCAATCGCGTCGTTGCTGGCAACTTGGGCGGGGTCGCGCGCACTTGGTTCGCTGCGAACACGATCACGACAGGTGGCTGAGCGTGAGTTCAGCGCCGAATCCATCACAGAACGCTGGCGAACCTTGCTGCAAACCTCCTGA
- a CDS encoding sugar transferase: protein MTFRSSLAHRAKRALDVLGAGVGLLATSPILLASAVAVRVTMGSPMFFSQLRPGRHGKPFRIYKLRTMRHADGDKVWFRSDAERLTPLGAFLRKSSIDELPELFNVLQGNMSLVGPRPLLMEYLDKYTPEENRRHDVLPGITGWAQVNGRQSISFSERLRLDVWYVDNWSLALDLKILFMTVAQVFSGTDVLPGQNVDDVDDLGLSADRQRVGAA from the coding sequence GTGACTTTCCGAAGCTCCCTCGCTCACCGTGCCAAGCGCGCCCTCGACGTACTCGGCGCGGGCGTCGGTCTTCTGGCAACGAGCCCGATTCTCCTGGCCAGCGCGGTCGCCGTTCGCGTGACCATGGGCTCACCGATGTTCTTCAGTCAGCTGCGCCCCGGTCGGCACGGGAAGCCCTTTCGTATCTACAAGCTCCGCACCATGCGCCACGCCGACGGCGATAAGGTCTGGTTTCGGAGCGACGCGGAACGCCTGACTCCCCTGGGGGCCTTCTTGCGCAAGTCGAGCATCGACGAACTGCCAGAGCTGTTCAATGTCTTGCAGGGCAACATGAGCCTGGTCGGCCCTCGTCCGCTTTTGATGGAGTACCTCGACAAATACACGCCCGAGGAAAACCGCCGCCACGACGTGCTACCAGGCATCACCGGTTGGGCCCAAGTCAATGGTCGGCAGTCCATCTCGTTCAGCGAACGCCTGCGCCTCGATGTTTGGTACGTCGACAACTGGAGCTTGGCGTTGGACCTCAAGATCCTGTTCATGACGGTCGCTCAGGTCTTCAGTGGCACCGACGTCCTGCCCGGACAAAACGTCGACGACGTCGACGACTTGGGATTGAGCGCTGACCGACAACGCGTAGGTGCGGCGTGA
- a CDS encoding GNAT family protein: MNFSLEGALLRRPEPKDVDALYAQKNDPEVANALGGFSMGYARADISEWVERHRRMGGELIWVIAATSDDTCLGHVGLYNIDHRIRKAEFAIMLGAKERQGQGLGKRVTRFVLDYAFDNLNLNRVELSLLASNARAKRLYDSLGFVQEGVQRQAQFKNGEYLDVILMSLLRDEWTQH; encoded by the coding sequence GTGAACTTCTCACTGGAAGGTGCCTTGCTGCGTCGGCCCGAGCCCAAGGACGTCGACGCTTTGTACGCACAGAAGAACGATCCCGAGGTTGCCAATGCCCTCGGTGGGTTCTCCATGGGCTACGCCCGTGCCGACATTTCCGAGTGGGTGGAGCGACATCGCCGGATGGGCGGTGAGCTGATCTGGGTCATTGCTGCCACGTCGGACGATACGTGTTTGGGTCACGTGGGGCTCTACAACATCGACCATCGCATTCGAAAGGCTGAGTTCGCGATCATGCTCGGTGCCAAGGAGCGACAAGGACAGGGTCTGGGCAAGCGCGTCACTCGCTTCGTGCTCGACTACGCCTTCGACAATCTGAACCTGAACCGCGTGGAACTGAGCCTGTTGGCGAGCAACGCTCGCGCCAAAAGGCTCTACGATTCTCTCGGCTTCGTCCAAGAGGGCGTCCAGCGTCAGGCACAGTTCAAGAATGGCGAGTACCTGGATGTGATCCTGATGTCGCTCCTTCGCGACGAGTGGACGCAGCACTGA
- a CDS encoding nucleotidyltransferase family protein produces the protein MRELADAVDVGELRRAARANKIEALVGVGLREACAGVLPGDWEQALAENARRVERLLSAAASCSVALGAAGIPCALIEGGGTLLGSDLPLEAYGAGDFDFLVPESAWPQVPGVMADLGYLPKDRRSRPTYRVEFCREDDDRYIEIGSRPFDRMWLPLLYRDRSPEWLRQRIPSKRRPELHVLAPTDHLLQVCFHTSLHSYVRSPGVRLHVDVDRTVRDNAIDWTAFNQGVRAMGIARRAFFSLWMAKDLLDTPIPGEVLVALSPGRIRRLLVGRLLAEDGVLANGRPKLTRGRTIALDMMLEAKGLARWFINAALPPEAWLRDHFERGDTARLPLALLHLQRYRSALGEWRPGTD, from the coding sequence TTGCGCGAGCTGGCAGATGCAGTGGATGTAGGGGAACTACGGCGCGCGGCACGCGCGAACAAGATCGAGGCCCTGGTGGGTGTGGGGCTCAGGGAAGCCTGCGCGGGAGTTCTCCCGGGCGACTGGGAGCAAGCGCTGGCTGAGAATGCCAGGCGTGTCGAGCGGCTACTATCGGCGGCCGCATCATGCAGCGTCGCGCTCGGAGCGGCTGGCATCCCCTGTGCTCTGATCGAAGGAGGCGGCACACTCCTCGGCAGTGATCTTCCCCTAGAAGCCTACGGTGCTGGGGACTTCGACTTCTTGGTGCCAGAGAGTGCATGGCCCCAAGTGCCTGGAGTCATGGCGGACCTTGGTTATCTGCCCAAGGATCGCCGCAGTCGGCCCACCTATCGCGTGGAGTTCTGCCGCGAGGACGACGACCGCTATATCGAGATCGGATCTCGCCCATTCGATCGCATGTGGCTTCCGTTGCTGTACCGCGACCGAAGCCCTGAGTGGCTGCGCCAGCGCATCCCATCGAAGCGCCGGCCCGAGCTCCATGTTCTGGCTCCCACGGACCACCTGCTCCAGGTGTGCTTTCACACCTCGCTCCACTCCTACGTTCGTTCGCCCGGAGTGCGATTGCATGTCGATGTCGATCGCACAGTGCGGGACAACGCCATCGACTGGACCGCGTTCAACCAAGGTGTTCGCGCCATGGGGATTGCCCGTCGCGCTTTTTTTTCACTGTGGATGGCCAAGGATCTGCTGGACACCCCCATTCCCGGTGAGGTTCTAGTTGCGCTCTCGCCTGGGAGGATACGCCGCTTGCTCGTGGGCAGGCTCTTGGCCGAAGACGGCGTACTGGCGAACGGTCGCCCCAAGTTGACCCGTGGTCGGACTATTGCGCTGGACATGATGCTCGAAGCGAAGGGGCTCGCGCGTTGGTTCATCAACGCAGCACTGCCCCCGGAGGCCTGGCTCCGTGATCACTTCGAGCGGGGCGACACGGCACGGCTTCCGCTGGCGCTGCTTCATTTGCAGCGCTACCGCAGCGCCCTCGGCGAATGGCGCCCCGGTACGGACTAG
- a CDS encoding GNAT family N-acetyltransferase, with protein MSFQVLAADRADERASWLARWEGSEDREPFAHPAYVELFAKAEERALCAHAAHEGGEVLYPLIRRPLASLPWATGDRAADLTSPYGYGGPFASGSAVGQGDEFWRSFDNWSADEGIVTSFTRLSLFETQLPGLPAAADALFPNVVRSLELDEEGLWRDYAHKVRKNVNKAKRSGLRVEIDETGARLTDFLSIYASTMDRRDAREDYYFPETFFRTIVERMPGSYVFAHVLDGDHVVSTELVLRSRHYLYSFLGGTLAEAFDKRPNDLLKHEVTLWGMSAGLRAYVLGGGYGEADGIFRYKLSFAPQGEHPFRVLRRVHDTAGLERLLALRAADAERSGATVQPRDGFFPPYRS; from the coding sequence GTGAGTTTTCAGGTACTGGCGGCCGACCGCGCCGACGAGCGTGCGTCGTGGCTCGCGCGCTGGGAGGGCTCTGAAGATCGTGAGCCTTTCGCTCACCCCGCCTACGTGGAGCTTTTCGCCAAGGCCGAGGAGCGCGCTCTCTGCGCGCATGCGGCCCACGAAGGTGGGGAGGTGCTCTACCCACTGATTCGCCGCCCGCTGGCATCGCTGCCTTGGGCAACCGGCGACCGAGCCGCGGACCTCACTTCTCCCTACGGCTACGGTGGTCCGTTCGCCAGCGGCAGTGCCGTAGGCCAGGGAGACGAGTTCTGGCGCAGCTTCGACAATTGGAGCGCGGACGAAGGAATCGTGACCTCGTTCACCCGCCTTTCCTTGTTCGAGACGCAGCTGCCCGGCCTTCCTGCTGCGGCTGACGCTCTGTTTCCCAACGTCGTGCGCTCTCTCGAGCTGGACGAAGAAGGCTTGTGGCGCGACTACGCGCACAAGGTGCGCAAGAACGTCAACAAGGCCAAGCGCAGTGGCCTGCGAGTCGAGATCGACGAAACCGGCGCGCGCCTCACGGACTTCCTGAGCATCTACGCCTCGACCATGGACCGCCGGGATGCGCGTGAGGACTACTACTTCCCGGAAACCTTCTTTCGCACCATCGTCGAACGGATGCCCGGCAGCTACGTCTTCGCCCACGTATTGGACGGCGATCACGTCGTCTCGACGGAGCTGGTTCTGCGCAGCCGCCACTATCTCTACTCCTTCCTTGGCGGCACGCTGGCCGAGGCCTTCGACAAACGTCCCAATGACCTCCTCAAGCACGAGGTGACCCTCTGGGGCATGAGCGCCGGGCTCCGCGCCTACGTGCTCGGCGGCGGCTACGGCGAAGCCGACGGCATCTTTCGCTACAAGCTCTCTTTTGCGCCGCAAGGCGAGCACCCTTTTCGCGTCCTTCGGCGCGTCCACGACACGGCCGGCCTGGAGCGCTTGCTCGCCCTACGCGCTGCCGACGCGGAGCGTTCGGGCGCGACCGTTCAGCCGCGCGACGGCTTCTTTCCTCCGTATCGCAGCTAG
- a CDS encoding aminotransferase class I/II-fold pyridoxal phosphate-dependent enzyme: MARLYLSPPHMGPAERELLLEAFDSNWVAPLGPHVDAFEQEFARTVDMPHAVALSSGTAALHLALILLGVGAGDSVWVSSLTFAATVNAIRYVGAVPVFVDSEAATWNMDPDLVEVELRTASARGQLPKALIAVDLYGQCADYPRLEAICAEYGVPILEDAAEALGARLGERPAGTFGAMSAFSFNGNKIITTSGGGMLCTRSRAEAERARFLATQARDPAPHYEHSTLGYNYRLSNLLAAVGRGQLQVLAERVAARRQIFERYRDALGAQPGIRFMPEPDGYQSTHWLTCLTVDPTDYGVDRERIRRQLDAAEIEARPVWKPMHLQPVFRHYRMLGGSVSEGLFARGLCLPSGSAMSESDQDRVIDCFLAAR, from the coding sequence ATGGCCCGACTCTATCTCTCCCCTCCCCACATGGGCCCCGCCGAGCGTGAGCTCTTGCTGGAGGCTTTCGACTCGAACTGGGTGGCGCCCCTGGGGCCGCACGTGGACGCCTTCGAACAGGAGTTCGCACGCACAGTGGACATGCCTCACGCCGTCGCGCTATCCAGCGGCACCGCGGCCCTGCATCTGGCACTGATTCTGCTGGGCGTGGGCGCCGGAGATTCGGTGTGGGTCAGTTCCCTCACCTTCGCTGCTACGGTGAACGCCATCCGCTACGTCGGCGCCGTCCCCGTCTTCGTCGACAGTGAAGCGGCCACTTGGAACATGGACCCCGACCTGGTCGAAGTGGAACTCCGCACGGCCAGCGCGCGGGGTCAGCTGCCCAAGGCCCTGATCGCGGTCGATCTGTACGGCCAGTGTGCCGACTATCCACGTCTGGAGGCGATCTGCGCGGAGTACGGCGTGCCCATCCTGGAAGACGCGGCCGAAGCCCTGGGCGCGCGCCTGGGCGAGCGTCCCGCGGGGACCTTCGGGGCAATGAGCGCGTTCTCATTCAATGGCAACAAGATCATCACCACCAGCGGCGGCGGCATGCTCTGCACACGGTCGCGCGCCGAGGCGGAGCGCGCGCGCTTTCTGGCGACCCAAGCGCGCGACCCCGCACCGCACTACGAGCACTCGACCCTTGGCTACAACTACCGGCTGAGCAATCTGCTCGCCGCCGTCGGTCGCGGTCAGCTTCAGGTGCTCGCCGAGCGCGTAGCCGCTCGGCGCCAGATCTTCGAGCGCTACCGGGACGCGCTGGGCGCACAGCCTGGCATTCGTTTCATGCCCGAGCCCGACGGATACCAAAGCACTCACTGGCTGACCTGCCTCACCGTCGATCCAACTGACTACGGTGTCGACCGCGAACGAATTCGCCGGCAACTCGACGCCGCAGAGATCGAGGCGCGCCCGGTCTGGAAGCCGATGCACTTGCAGCCGGTGTTCCGCCATTACCGCATGCTCGGTGGCAGCGTGAGCGAGGGTCTCTTCGCGCGCGGGCTCTGTCTTCCCAGTGGGTCGGCCATGAGTGAGAGCGATCAGGACCGCGTGATCGACTGCTTCCTGGCAGCTCGCTGA